From Moritella sp. Urea-trap-13, a single genomic window includes:
- the acnB gene encoding bifunctional aconitate hydratase 2/2-methylisocitrate dehydratase, producing the protein MLKAYRKHVEERAADGVVPKPLDAEQVAGLVELVKAPIAGEEEVILDLLTNRVPPGVDEAAYVKAGFLTAIVKGDATSPILSAERATELLGTMQGGYNIETLVELLDVDALAPIAAKGLSHTLLMFDAFYTVEEKAKAGNKFAQQVMQSWADAEWFLTKPEVAEKITVTVFKVPGETNTDDLSPAPDAWSRPDIPLHALAMLKNEREGVSSTPLQAIEELKAKGHQVAYVGDVVGTGSSRKSATNSVLWCMGDDIPFVPNKRGGGICIGSKIAPIFFNTMEDSGALPLEFDVSSLSTGDVIDIYPYQGVVKANDTGAAITEFKIKTDVILDEVRAGGRIPLIIGRGLTSRARASLGLEDSTEFRLPKDVAESTKGYSLAQKMVGKACGVTGVRPDQYCEPKMTTVGSQDTTGPMTRDELKDLACLGFSADLVMQSFCHTAAYPKPIDVQTHHTLPDFIRNRAGVSLRPGDGVIHSWLNRMLLPDTVGTGGDSHTRFPLGISFPAGSGLVAFAAATGVMPLDMPESILVRFKGELQPGITLRDLVNAIPYYAIQKGLLTVAKEGKINAFSGRVLEIEGLPELKVEQAFELSDASAERSAAGCSIKLSEAPIIEYLESNIVMLNWMIAEGYGDPKTIARRVAEMKAWIADPQLLEADADAEYAEIIEIDLADVKEPILACPNDPDDVKLLSDVAGVAIDEVFVGSCMTNIGHFRAAGKLLEKFNGTLPTRMWVTPPTRMDAAQLSDEGYYSIFGKAGARTEMPGCSLCMGNQARVGDNTTVVSTSTRNFPNRLGTGANVYLSSAEVAAVAAIKGRIPTVAEYMELASELDATAADTYRYLNFDQIASYIEKANEVIVQEAV; encoded by the coding sequence GTGCTAAAAGCTTATCGTAAACATGTCGAAGAACGTGCCGCTGATGGGGTTGTACCTAAACCTCTTGATGCTGAACAAGTTGCTGGTCTAGTTGAATTGGTAAAAGCACCAATCGCTGGCGAAGAAGAAGTTATTTTAGATCTTTTAACTAATCGTGTACCACCGGGTGTGGACGAAGCCGCTTATGTAAAAGCCGGCTTTTTAACTGCGATTGTTAAAGGTGACGCGACATCACCTATCTTATCTGCAGAGCGTGCTACTGAATTATTAGGCACTATGCAAGGTGGTTACAACATCGAAACATTAGTTGAATTACTCGATGTTGATGCGCTTGCTCCTATTGCTGCAAAAGGTTTGTCACATACACTATTAATGTTTGATGCTTTCTATACAGTTGAAGAAAAAGCCAAAGCAGGTAACAAATTTGCCCAGCAAGTTATGCAATCTTGGGCTGATGCGGAATGGTTCTTAACTAAACCTGAAGTCGCCGAAAAAATTACAGTAACAGTATTTAAAGTACCTGGCGAAACTAATACCGATGATTTATCACCGGCACCTGATGCATGGTCTCGTCCAGATATCCCGCTGCACGCACTTGCAATGCTTAAAAATGAGCGTGAAGGTGTTTCTTCTACGCCACTACAAGCAATTGAAGAGCTAAAAGCAAAAGGTCATCAAGTTGCTTACGTTGGTGATGTTGTTGGTACGGGTTCTTCGCGTAAATCAGCTACTAACTCTGTGTTATGGTGCATGGGTGATGATATCCCATTCGTACCTAACAAACGTGGTGGTGGTATTTGTATCGGTTCTAAAATCGCGCCAATCTTCTTCAACACCATGGAAGATTCAGGTGCATTACCATTAGAATTTGATGTAAGTAGTCTAAGTACTGGCGACGTTATTGATATCTACCCTTACCAAGGTGTTGTTAAAGCCAATGATACTGGCGCTGCAATCACAGAATTTAAAATAAAAACTGATGTAATTCTTGATGAAGTGCGTGCCGGTGGTCGTATTCCACTGATTATTGGTCGTGGTTTAACATCGCGTGCACGTGCGTCACTCGGTCTAGAAGATTCAACTGAATTCCGTCTGCCTAAAGATGTTGCAGAGTCGACTAAAGGTTACTCACTAGCACAGAAGATGGTTGGTAAAGCATGTGGTGTAACGGGCGTTCGTCCTGATCAGTATTGCGAACCAAAAATGACAACTGTCGGCTCTCAAGATACTACGGGTCCGATGACACGTGATGAGCTTAAAGATTTAGCCTGTCTTGGTTTCTCTGCAGACTTAGTGATGCAATCTTTCTGTCATACTGCGGCATATCCAAAACCAATTGACGTACAAACGCACCATACGTTACCAGACTTTATTCGTAACCGTGCCGGTGTTTCGTTACGTCCAGGTGATGGTGTAATTCATTCATGGTTAAACCGTATGTTATTACCAGATACGGTTGGTACTGGTGGTGATTCACATACGCGTTTCCCATTAGGTATTTCATTCCCTGCGGGTTCTGGTTTGGTTGCATTTGCTGCAGCGACAGGTGTTATGCCACTTGATATGCCTGAATCTATCTTGGTACGTTTTAAAGGTGAACTACAACCAGGTATCACACTACGTGATCTTGTTAATGCTATCCCTTATTACGCTATCCAGAAAGGTCTGTTGACGGTTGCTAAAGAAGGCAAAATTAATGCATTCTCTGGCCGCGTACTCGAAATTGAAGGTTTACCAGAGCTGAAAGTTGAGCAAGCATTTGAATTATCAGATGCATCTGCAGAACGTTCTGCCGCTGGTTGTTCAATCAAGCTAAGCGAAGCGCCAATCATTGAATATCTAGAGTCTAACATCGTGATGTTAAACTGGATGATCGCTGAAGGTTATGGTGATCCGAAAACGATTGCTCGCCGTGTTGCTGAAATGAAAGCATGGATCGCAGATCCACAATTGCTTGAAGCTGACGCTGACGCTGAATACGCAGAGATCATCGAAATTGATTTAGCGGACGTTAAAGAACCTATCCTAGCTTGTCCAAATGACCCTGATGATGTGAAATTATTATCTGATGTTGCTGGTGTGGCAATTGACGAAGTATTCGTTGGTTCATGCATGACTAACATCGGTCACTTCCGTGCTGCGGGTAAACTGCTGGAGAAATTCAACGGTACATTGCCAACACGTATGTGGGTAACACCACCAACGCGTATGGATGCCGCACAATTAAGTGATGAAGGTTATTACTCTATCTTCGGTAAAGCTGGCGCACGTACAGAAATGCCAGGTTGTTCACTGTGTATGGGTAACCAAGCACGTGTAGGTGACAATACTACAGTTGTTTCTACTTCAACACGTAACTTCCCGAACCGTTTAGGTACTGGTGCTAATGTTTACTTGAGTTCTGCTGAAGTTGCTGCTGTAGCGGCGATTAAAGGCCGTATTCCAACAGTTGCAGAGTACATGGAACTGGCTTCTGAGCTTGATGCAACGGCAGCGGATACCTACCGTTACCTAAACTTCGATCAAATCGCTTCTTACATTGAGAAAGCCAACGAAGTTATTGTTCAAGAGGCGGTTTAA